Proteins from a genomic interval of Thamnophis elegans isolate rThaEle1 chromosome 2, rThaEle1.pri, whole genome shotgun sequence:
- the LOC116504623 gene encoding metalloproteinase inhibitor 1-like, with translation MDSTESHGFFLASFLVLVFLGDLTDACRCERLTLQKACCKAKIVMRAKFMSVKEDPESPSYSPDNIYTIQPIEVYKGPEKVKKAQFLYTSVSDNFCGYIHKGPLKGEEYVFSGWISGDRFQISLCSFAEPWDKLSDAQKVKLNSVVDKDCSTICGQL, from the exons ATGGATTCTACAGAATCACATGGATTTTTCCTAGCGAGCTTCCTGGTCCTCGTGTTCTTGGGAGATCTCACAGATGCCTGCCGCTGTGAGCGATTAACTCTCCAGAAAGCATGTTGCAAAGCTAAGATTG TGATGAGGGCCAAATTTATGAGCGTCAAGGAAGATCCAGAATCTCCGTCATATTCACCCGATAATATCTATACTATTCAGCCCATTGAG GTGTACAAGGGTCCAGAGAAAGTAAAAAAGGCACAGTTTCTCTACACCTCAGTCTCAGATAATTTCTGTGGATATATACACAAAGGGCCTCTCAAAGGAGAAGAATATGTATTTTCAG GGTGGATTTCTGGTGATCGTTTTCAAATCTCCTTGTGCAGCTTTGCAGAACCATGGGATAAACTAAGTGATGCACAGAAAGTGAAGCTCAACAGTGTCGTTGATAAAGATTGCAGTACCATCTGTGGACAATTATAA